A window of the Desulfobacula toluolica Tol2 genome harbors these coding sequences:
- a CDS encoding chloride channel protein codes for MGVGEKIGSADIAVAGKWLFYFVLIGVIAGCGAIVFHYLCGFGMHYFLDMMAGYRPTSPAGEHLFLPHTQTPFNKWILLILPALGGVVSGWLVYTFAPEAEGHGTDAAIDAYHHKGGLIRGRIPIIKTIASTITLTTGGSGGKEGPIAQIGAGFGSFLATKFKLSERERRIMMAAGIGAGVGSIFRAPLAGALFAAEVLYRDPDFESEVIIPAGISSVVAYCIFCIVFGWGSLFDSPGFKFQNPLELGPYLVLAVILVLTAVLYIKVFYGVIDLFKKFSIPNHFKPAIGGLITGVIGFFLPYTLAFGYGIAQEAIFNQVAIPTLIALALGKIFTTSFSIGSGGSGGVFGPSIVIGAAMGGAVGKIFNLLIPSVVTTPGSFVIVGMAGFFAAVSNTPISTIIFISEMTNSYHLLLPSLMVCSICYLLCRRWTIFENQVKSRIDSPVHAGEVMMDILQTMKVGSLRHLIKEVRCVNEDMPFSEFKKFFSSTKQHYFPVINSKGHFSGIFSSTDIREIIFTPHIEQLVVMKDIMVSDLIYTLPSEDLNTVLLKLTQKNIDALPVVEENDSGKLIGLIYRRDIISHYNDHIQKIKDHE; via the coding sequence ATGGGTGTGGGAGAAAAGATAGGCTCGGCAGATATTGCAGTTGCCGGTAAGTGGCTATTCTATTTCGTTTTAATCGGTGTTATTGCCGGGTGCGGTGCCATTGTTTTTCATTATTTGTGCGGATTTGGCATGCATTATTTCCTGGATATGATGGCCGGATACAGACCAACATCTCCGGCAGGAGAACACCTTTTTTTACCCCATACCCAGACGCCGTTCAACAAATGGATACTTCTCATACTGCCTGCTTTAGGCGGTGTTGTCAGCGGCTGGCTTGTTTACACATTCGCCCCGGAGGCAGAAGGCCACGGAACTGATGCCGCCATTGATGCATACCATCATAAAGGCGGACTGATCCGGGGCAGAATTCCCATAATCAAAACCATTGCATCCACCATCACATTGACAACCGGGGGTTCCGGGGGCAAAGAAGGGCCTATCGCGCAAATCGGCGCAGGGTTTGGATCTTTTCTGGCCACCAAATTCAAGCTTTCCGAAAGAGAAAGACGGATCATGATGGCTGCCGGTATCGGTGCCGGGGTGGGCAGTATTTTTCGAGCCCCTTTGGCGGGCGCGCTTTTTGCTGCTGAAGTACTCTACCGTGACCCTGATTTTGAATCGGAAGTTATCATTCCTGCGGGTATTTCTTCTGTTGTCGCCTATTGTATTTTCTGTATTGTTTTCGGATGGGGTTCTTTATTTGATTCGCCTGGATTTAAATTTCAAAATCCATTGGAATTGGGGCCGTATCTTGTCCTGGCCGTTATTCTTGTACTCACTGCTGTTTTGTACATTAAAGTATTTTACGGGGTGATTGATCTGTTCAAGAAGTTTTCAATCCCCAACCATTTTAAACCAGCCATTGGCGGATTGATCACGGGTGTTATCGGCTTTTTTCTTCCTTATACACTTGCATTTGGGTATGGGATTGCACAAGAGGCTATTTTCAACCAGGTAGCCATCCCCACCTTGATCGCACTGGCCCTGGGAAAAATATTTACCACATCATTTTCCATTGGGTCCGGCGGCAGCGGAGGTGTGTTTGGTCCGTCCATTGTTATTGGTGCCGCCATGGGGGGGGCGGTCGGGAAAATCTTTAACCTGCTGATCCCTTCGGTTGTCACTACCCCTGGTTCCTTTGTTATTGTCGGTATGGCCGGCTTTTTTGCAGCAGTATCCAATACGCCGATTTCAACAATAATTTTTATCAGTGAAATGACCAACTCCTATCACTTGCTGTTGCCAAGTCTCATGGTGTGTTCCATTTGTTATTTGTTGTGCAGGAGATGGACGATCTTTGAAAATCAGGTTAAATCCAGGATTGATTCACCTGTCCATGCAGGAGAGGTGATGATGGATATCCTTCAAACCATGAAAGTTGGAAGTTTAAGACACTTGATCAAAGAAGTCAGATGTGTGAATGAAGATATGCCGTTCAGTGAATTTAAAAAATTTTTTTCAAGTACAAAACAGCACTATTTTCCCGTTATCAACAGCAAGGGGCATTTTTCCGGTATTTTTTCCTCTACTGATATCAGGGAAATTATTTTTACCCCCCATATAGAACAACTGGTTGTCATGAAAGATATCATGGTGTCAGATCTGATTTATACTTTGCCGTCCGAAGATCTGAACACCGTACTCTTAAAGCTGACTCAAAAAAATATTGATGCCTTGCCTGTTGTGGAAGAAAATGATTCAGGCAAGCTGATCGGTTTGATCTACAGGCGTGATATCATCTCTCATTACAATGATCATATCCAAAAAATAAAAGATCACGAATAA
- a CDS encoding aminotransferase class I/II-fold pyridoxal phosphate-dependent enzyme, whose protein sequence is MNPIAQELNDIINGSNPHIFEMLSNMGKALFFPKGILSQSAEAKQYAHKINATIGIAKEGASVLSLPSVTKYIKDIDPDDYLSYAPSYGVLNLREKWKSGIYKKNPSLENKNISLPVVTSGITHGISILSDVWVDSNDVIVLPDMMWGNYNMSFCIRNSARIVNYKAYDDKLTRFNVESFEQVIREQAKENDKIVTVLNFPHNPSGYSLSVAEADKVASILIDVARQGTNVVAACDDAYFGLFFEEETSKESIFSKLAGADKRLVAVKLDGATKEDYVWGFRTGFITYGVYGDDETVLEALEKKTAGCIRGNISNASHLSQTILLKSMEDMNYDAYKQEKFELLKTRALKMKEVLKNPKFKDAFDVYPFNSGYFMCIRLKDVNAEKLRLHLLENYGTGLIALGEKNIRVAFSCLEESDVEILFDIILKGINDLRQG, encoded by the coding sequence ATGAATCCAATTGCACAAGAACTAAACGATATTATTAATGGGTCCAACCCCCACATTTTTGAAATGCTTTCCAATATGGGAAAAGCACTTTTCTTTCCAAAAGGCATCCTGAGCCAGAGTGCTGAAGCCAAACAATACGCACATAAAATCAATGCAACCATTGGTATTGCCAAAGAAGGCGCCAGTGTATTGAGTCTGCCGTCAGTTACAAAATATATCAAAGATATTGATCCGGACGATTATTTATCCTATGCTCCATCCTATGGGGTTCTTAATCTTCGAGAAAAATGGAAGTCTGGTATTTACAAAAAAAATCCATCTCTTGAAAATAAAAACATCAGCCTTCCTGTTGTCACTTCCGGTATCACCCATGGGATAAGCATTTTGTCTGATGTGTGGGTTGATTCCAATGATGTGATTGTTTTGCCTGACATGATGTGGGGCAATTACAATATGAGTTTTTGTATCAGAAACAGCGCGCGCATTGTTAATTACAAAGCATATGACGATAAGTTGACTCGATTTAATGTTGAATCGTTTGAACAGGTGATCCGTGAGCAGGCCAAGGAAAATGATAAAATTGTAACGGTTTTGAATTTCCCCCATAACCCGAGCGGATATTCTTTGAGTGTAGCTGAAGCAGACAAAGTTGCAAGTATTTTAATTGACGTTGCCCGGCAGGGAACCAATGTGGTCGCAGCGTGTGATGATGCTTACTTTGGGTTGTTTTTTGAAGAAGAAACCAGCAAGGAATCCATATTTTCCAAATTGGCTGGTGCGGACAAACGCCTTGTGGCGGTAAAACTGGATGGTGCCACAAAAGAAGATTATGTCTGGGGTTTCAGGACAGGATTTATTACCTATGGTGTGTATGGCGATGATGAAACAGTTTTGGAAGCGCTGGAAAAAAAGACAGCAGGATGTATTCGTGGAAATATTTCCAATGCATCCCATTTAAGCCAGACCATTCTTTTAAAATCCATGGAAGACATGAATTATGATGCCTATAAACAGGAGAAATTTGAACTTCTCAAAACCCGGGCATTAAAAATGAAAGAGGTCTTAAAAAACCCTAAATTTAAGGATGCCTTTGATGTTTATCCTTTTAATTCAGGATATTTCATGTGTATCCGCCTCAAAGATGTGAATGCTGAAAAATTAAGACTTCATCTGCTTGAAAATTATGGCACAGGTTTGATTGCCCTTGGAGAAAAAAATATCCGGGTGGCGTTCTCCTGCCTTGAGGAGAGTGATGTTGAAATATTATTTGATATCATTTTAAAAGGTATTAATGATCTCAGACAAGGTTAA
- a CDS encoding PxxKW family cysteine-rich protein codes for MICTTIRKGDDCVFMTSKGCSYNEGACLPIIDECNGCQRTGEFETGVYCTAAPDPSLKWKNGNCNIATHVKTVEVTKKQKINPIKASKRR; via the coding sequence ATGATTTGTACAACTATTAGAAAAGGTGACGACTGCGTATTCATGACATCAAAAGGCTGTAGCTACAATGAAGGCGCTTGTCTACCCATTATTGACGAATGCAACGGATGTCAGAGAACAGGAGAATTTGAAACCGGTGTTTATTGTACTGCTGCTCCTGATCCATCATTAAAATGGAAAAACGGCAATTGTAATATTGCAACTCATGTTAAAACCGTTGAAGTAACGAAAAAACAAAAAATCAACCCGATCAAAGCATCTAAAAGAAGATAG
- a CDS encoding KpsF/GutQ family sugar-phosphate isomerase, whose amino-acid sequence MIIEKAKEVLRIEAESILKLTRNINTSFEDLVNIICSSTGRVVISGIGKSGLIGKKIVATLISTGTNAMFLHPVEALHGDLGMVNKDDVFIAISNSGETNELNQLLPVIKQIGCKTAGFTGKTNSSMANFCDIVIDTGVEKEACPFNMAPTSSTTAQLAMGDALAVVLITKKKFKKSDFMKSHPGGVLGKRLSCRVGEIMFEASTAPAVLTGSSMGSAIEEMDKFRLGAVIVMDKNKTLKGIITDGDIRHYLAKTQYDLASQPVDMIMSKNPHTLTSESFLYDALNIMEKYQITVLPIVDKKNRLDGLLHLHDILGKGSFQFNGGHK is encoded by the coding sequence ATGATAATAGAAAAAGCAAAAGAAGTATTAAGAATAGAAGCAGAAAGTATTTTAAAATTAACCCGGAATATTAATACCTCTTTTGAAGATCTGGTTAATATTATTTGCAGTTCTACTGGAAGGGTTGTCATCTCTGGAATTGGCAAATCAGGACTGATCGGCAAAAAAATTGTTGCCACACTTATCAGCACCGGGACAAATGCAATGTTCCTGCATCCGGTTGAAGCGCTTCACGGTGACTTGGGAATGGTGAATAAGGACGATGTGTTTATAGCTATTTCAAACAGCGGTGAAACCAATGAATTGAACCAATTACTCCCGGTAATCAAGCAAATCGGGTGTAAAACGGCAGGATTCACAGGAAAAACCAATTCCAGCATGGCAAACTTTTGTGATATCGTCATTGATACAGGGGTTGAAAAAGAAGCCTGTCCCTTTAATATGGCTCCGACTTCAAGCACAACAGCCCAGCTTGCCATGGGTGATGCCCTGGCTGTTGTATTGATCACCAAGAAAAAATTTAAAAAAAGCGACTTCATGAAATCCCATCCCGGAGGTGTTTTAGGGAAACGTCTTTCCTGCAGGGTTGGTGAAATCATGTTTGAGGCATCGACCGCACCGGCTGTATTAACAGGATCTTCCATGGGGTCGGCCATCGAAGAAATGGATAAATTCAGATTGGGTGCAGTGATTGTTATGGACAAGAACAAAACGCTTAAAGGAATTATCACTGACGGAGATATCCGTCATTATCTGGCCAAAACACAATATGATTTAGCAAGCCAACCTGTTGACATGATCATGAGCAAAAACCCGCACACATTAACATCGGAATCTTTTTTATATGATGCATTAAATATTATGGAAAAATATCAGATCACAGTGCTTCCCATTGTTGATAAGAAAAACAGGCTTGACGGACTTTTACATTTACACGATATCCTTGGAAAAGGATCTTTTCAATTTAATGGAGGGCATAAATGA
- a CDS encoding ATP-dependent 6-phosphofructokinase gives MKNFDFCTDIPTLGEAKIISPLKKHTKPGEPEKRFISDDARVIVDVQINRLESDLKKNSSFDQAGPREKIYFDPSKLKCAIVTCGGLCPGLNDIIRSIVLELYHIYNVKTIYGIKHGLQGFIPDFQHDVMNLNPDSVSGIQNTGGSILGSSRGTQDIGMIVDCLERMTIGILFMVGGDGTLMASKRIVEEIEQRNLKISVIGIPKTIDNDIYLVSRSFGFDTAVDVATLAIKGAHNEAIAYPNGIGLVKLMGRHSGFLAATAALAQQDANFVLIPEVDISLDGKNGFLQALENRILHRKHAVVIVAEGAGQKLFDKQQKKFDPSGNIVLQDIGLFLKEKISQWFKAKNIPISLKYIDPSYIIRSLPANANDSVFCGFLGRDAVHAGMAGKTKLLISFWNNHYVHVPMDAASGKRKNLDPQGKLWQSILEATGQDTFFTD, from the coding sequence ATGAAAAATTTTGATTTTTGCACGGATATTCCCACTCTTGGAGAAGCAAAAATTATATCTCCGCTTAAAAAGCATACCAAACCGGGTGAACCTGAAAAAAGATTTATTTCAGATGATGCAAGGGTAATTGTTGACGTGCAGATAAATCGCCTGGAATCTGATTTAAAAAAAAACAGCAGCTTTGATCAGGCCGGGCCAAGAGAAAAAATATATTTTGATCCAAGCAAGCTCAAATGTGCCATTGTAACCTGCGGCGGATTATGTCCTGGATTGAACGATATTATCCGGTCTATTGTCCTGGAACTTTACCACATCTATAATGTTAAAACGATTTATGGAATCAAGCACGGACTTCAAGGATTTATTCCTGATTTTCAACACGATGTAATGAACTTGAATCCTGATTCAGTATCAGGAATTCAGAATACTGGAGGATCAATATTGGGTTCCTCCCGGGGAACTCAGGATATCGGTATGATTGTAGATTGTCTTGAAAGAATGACTATCGGCATTCTGTTCATGGTGGGCGGTGACGGGACATTAATGGCATCGAAAAGAATTGTAGAAGAAATTGAACAAAGGAATTTAAAGATATCGGTTATAGGAATTCCCAAAACAATTGATAATGACATTTACCTGGTATCCAGATCATTTGGATTTGATACTGCGGTTGATGTTGCAACCCTTGCCATCAAGGGGGCACACAACGAAGCGATTGCATACCCCAATGGAATCGGTTTGGTAAAACTCATGGGCAGACATTCCGGATTCCTGGCTGCAACGGCTGCACTGGCCCAACAGGATGCTAATTTTGTTCTCATTCCCGAGGTTGATATTTCCCTGGATGGAAAAAACGGTTTTTTACAGGCCCTTGAAAATCGAATACTCCATCGAAAACATGCGGTTGTTATTGTGGCCGAGGGTGCGGGTCAGAAATTATTTGATAAACAGCAAAAAAAGTTTGATCCTTCCGGAAATATTGTTCTTCAGGATATTGGCCTTTTTCTCAAAGAAAAAATATCACAATGGTTTAAGGCAAAAAACATTCCCATTTCATTAAAATATATTGACCCGAGCTATATCATCAGAAGCCTGCCCGCAAATGCCAATGACAGTGTTTTTTGCGGTTTTCTCGGCCGGGACGCAGTTCACGCCGGAATGGCAGGAAAAACCAAATTATTGATCAGTTTCTGGAACAACCATTATGTTCATGTACCAATGGATGCTGCATCAGGAAAGCGAAAGAATCTTGACCCCCAGGGAAAACTCTGGCAGTCGATTCTGGAAGCAACTGGCCAGGATACTTTTTTTACCGACTGA
- a CDS encoding penicillin-binding protein activator, protein MKPNHTKFFNFFIIFNIILWLSACSYLPGKPPFEKDKLPVEADEPAKDKTEQDQPKISLVEILSAEADKFFLRGSYKDALFVYDQALAQATEDETPQLISRIESVLVKTPAITIAELLDTKNIHIPKPLLMYWTGLNFALENNAVKSKEILETFLFQYPDHPYYNDAADLVAVIKKTFFHKDTIGCLLPLTGKYAVFGQRALAGIQLAIQELSKKYSREFKLIIKDTRANPDIAIEGVRDLHQKNVAGIIGPLLTVNPAGREAEKLGIPMIALTQKSEFPLQGEYLFSNFITPDMQVRTLGAYLFQELGIKKVAILYPNEKYGKKYMELFWDVVDEYGGEVVGIELYDGKKTDFTKPIQKLTGQFFPVPDFLKPEAVEFENNPLSEEDDNPKEKIQIDFQALFIPDSPSNINLILPQLSFNDATGMYLVGTNLWHHESLLKDAKGYNKQVIITDGFFDNSQNLKTTQFVKKFKAVFNTKPKFLEAISYDTASILFLTAMDETVDSRETLKDTLQGKRMFEGVTGNTIFDANGVAHRELFLMTIKKGKFVEISR, encoded by the coding sequence ATGAAGCCTAATCATACAAAATTTTTTAATTTTTTCATAATTTTCAATATTATATTGTGGTTGTCTGCTTGTTCGTACCTGCCTGGAAAGCCTCCCTTTGAAAAAGACAAACTCCCGGTAGAGGCGGATGAACCGGCAAAAGACAAAACAGAACAGGATCAGCCAAAAATATCACTTGTTGAAATTTTATCTGCCGAAGCAGATAAATTTTTTTTGCGGGGAAGTTACAAGGACGCCTTGTTTGTTTATGACCAGGCGCTTGCCCAGGCAACTGAAGATGAAACACCGCAACTGATATCCCGCATTGAATCGGTTCTGGTAAAAACACCGGCAATAACCATAGCAGAGCTTCTGGATACAAAAAATATCCATATTCCCAAACCCCTGTTAATGTATTGGACAGGGCTTAATTTTGCTTTGGAAAACAATGCTGTTAAATCAAAAGAGATACTTGAAACTTTTTTGTTTCAATATCCTGATCACCCTTATTATAATGATGCAGCTGATCTTGTGGCGGTCATAAAAAAAACATTTTTTCATAAGGATACGATTGGGTGCCTTTTGCCTTTGACAGGAAAATATGCTGTTTTTGGTCAAAGGGCATTGGCCGGAATTCAATTGGCCATACAGGAATTGTCAAAAAAATACTCCAGGGAATTTAAACTCATTATAAAAGATACCAGGGCCAACCCGGATATTGCCATTGAAGGGGTAAGAGACTTACATCAAAAAAACGTTGCAGGGATAATAGGGCCATTGTTAACAGTTAATCCGGCTGGCCGGGAAGCTGAAAAACTTGGAATACCAATGATTGCGTTAACACAAAAAAGCGAGTTTCCCCTGCAGGGAGAATATTTATTTTCAAACTTCATTACTCCTGATATGCAGGTACGAACCCTTGGGGCTTATCTGTTTCAGGAACTTGGAATAAAAAAAGTGGCAATTCTCTATCCCAACGAAAAATACGGCAAAAAATATATGGAACTTTTTTGGGATGTTGTTGATGAATATGGTGGAGAAGTCGTTGGTATAGAGCTATATGACGGTAAAAAAACAGATTTTACCAAGCCGATACAAAAGCTTACCGGACAGTTTTTCCCGGTTCCGGATTTTCTAAAACCTGAAGCTGTTGAATTTGAAAACAATCCGCTATCAGAAGAGGATGATAATCCAAAAGAAAAAATTCAGATTGATTTTCAAGCCCTTTTTATTCCTGATTCTCCTTCAAATATCAACTTAATACTTCCACAACTTTCATTTAACGATGCTACAGGCATGTATCTTGTCGGAACAAATCTGTGGCATCATGAAAGTCTTTTGAAAGATGCAAAGGGTTATAACAAGCAAGTTATCATAACTGACGGATTTTTTGACAACAGTCAAAATTTAAAGACAACTCAATTTGTAAAAAAATTCAAAGCGGTCTTTAATACAAAGCCAAAGTTTTTAGAAGCCATATCCTATGATACGGCTTCCATTCTTTTTTTGACAGCCATGGACGAAACGGTTGATTCCCGGGAGACGCTGAAGGATACCCTGCAAGGCAAGCGTATGTTCGAAGGCGTGACCGGCAACACCATTTTTGATGCAAATGGAGTTGCCCATAGGGAGCTTTTTCTTATGACGATTAAAAAGGGAAAATTTGTCGAAATCAGTCGGTAA
- the miaA gene encoding tRNA (adenosine(37)-N6)-dimethylallyltransferase MiaA, producing the protein MKKIIVICGPTGIGKTTVAIRVAKRFNAEIIGADSMQIYKHMNIGTAKPTSEELKLARHHLVDFIDPKDDFDAGLYVKNADQAIEKITACGKIPVIVGGTGLYIRALLHGLFRSKPICEQTVSQLTAELEEQGNQSLYEKLEKCDPKAAQKIHPNDSFRVIRALEVYQTTGRLISDRQDTHNFDELRYNSLKIGLFMDREKLYDRINKRVDLMLEQGLLHEVTTLAEMGYSFDLKPMQSIGYKHMGMFIKNEVDWTEAVRLLKRDTRRYAKRQFTWFRQDKDIHWFEPSQVDLAEKLIKQFLT; encoded by the coding sequence ATGAAGAAAATTATTGTCATTTGCGGTCCCACAGGAATTGGCAAAACAACAGTTGCCATACGGGTTGCAAAGCGTTTTAACGCGGAAATTATCGGTGCGGATTCAATGCAGATTTATAAGCATATGAATATCGGTACTGCCAAACCAACCTCCGAAGAATTAAAACTGGCACGGCATCATCTTGTGGATTTTATCGATCCAAAAGATGATTTTGATGCAGGCCTATATGTAAAAAACGCAGATCAAGCCATTGAAAAAATTACCGCCTGCGGAAAAATTCCAGTCATTGTTGGAGGCACAGGTCTTTATATCAGGGCTTTGTTGCATGGTTTGTTCCGGTCAAAACCCATATGTGAACAAACAGTGTCACAATTGACTGCCGAACTTGAAGAACAAGGCAACCAAAGTCTTTATGAAAAACTTGAAAAGTGTGATCCCAAAGCTGCTCAAAAAATACATCCCAATGATTCATTCAGAGTTATCAGGGCATTGGAGGTGTATCAAACAACAGGTCGTCTGATTTCAGACCGGCAAGATACTCATAATTTTGATGAATTAAGATACAACAGTCTGAAAATAGGCCTTTTCATGGACAGGGAAAAATTATATGACCGCATTAATAAAAGGGTTGATCTGATGCTTGAGCAAGGGTTGCTCCACGAAGTCACCACTCTGGCTGAAATGGGATATTCCTTTGACTTGAAACCCATGCAGTCCATCGGTTATAAACATATGGGCATGTTCATTAAAAATGAGGTGGATTGGACAGAAGCTGTCAGGCTATTAAAGCGTGACACCAGGCGATATGCAAAACGTCAGTTTACATGGTTTCGTCAGGATAAAGATATCCATTGGTTTGAGCCGTCCCAGGTTGATTTGGCTGAAAAACTGATCAAACAATTTTTGACATAG